The Streptomyces sp. NBC_01439 genome contains the following window.
GCCCGCACCCACGCCGTACCCCAGGACCGGATCGCCTCCTGGGAGCTGGCCGCCGATCCGGCGCTCGTCTCCGAGGTGCGCGCCGCTTCCGTGAGCCAACTGAACCGGTGGGGGCTGGAGGAGTCCGCGTTCGCCACGGAACTGCTGCTCAGCGAGCTGGTCACGAACGCCGTCCGGTACGGGACCGCACCCATCTGGGTGAGGCTCATCCACGATCGCAACCTGATCTGCGAGGTGCACGACGCCAGCAGCAGCGCCCCGCGCATGCGCCTGTCGGCCACCACCGACGAGGGCGGCCGCGGCCTGTTCCTCGTCGCCCAGCTCGCCCAGTCCTGGGGCACCCGCTACACCACCGACGGCAAGGTCATCTGGGCCGAGTGCACCCTGGCCGCGGCATGACCCCCGAACCCCCGCCGTTCGGCCAATGGGGTCAGACAGCGCGCCGATATGCCGGTAATGCACCGCCATGCCCCCGTAGAGTGCCCGTACCGTCGGGAAGAACTCGGAGGCCGACCCCCGGAGAAGTCCGTGCATGACGCTCCCGACACCTGGGCGAGCCCACCCTCGCGGTCCGGTGCCCCACCACTCGTCCGCGTGCGCGGCCTGAGCAAACGGTTCGGCGGCACGCTCGCGCTGGACTCGGTCGACCTCGACATCCGGCGCGGCAGCGTCCTGGCCCTGCTCGGCCCCAACGGAGCCGGAAAGTCCACTCTCATCAAGGTGCTCGCCGGGGTGCACCGGGCCGACACGGGCGAGGTCACGGTGGCCGGCCATCCCCTCGCCAGCCACGCCGCGACCCGGAACATGTCCTTCATCCACCAGGACCTCGGGCTCGTCCCGTGGATGACGGTGGCCGAGAACATCGCCCTGGGACCGGGCTATCCCCGTCGCCTCGGGCTGATCTCCTGGCGGCGGACCCGCGAGCACTGCGACGAGGCCCTGCGGATCGTCGCCGGGCACCTGGACGCCGACGCCCCGGTCGCCCGCCTCGGCCCCGCCGAGCGCTCGCTCGTCGCCATCGCCCGCGCCCTCGCCACCCGGGCCGAGCTCATCGTGCTCGACGAGCCGACCGCCACCCTGCCGGCCGCCGACTGCGCGCGGCTCTTCGACGTGCTGCACACCCTGCGCGACCGCGGCCACGGCATCCTCTACGTCAGCCACCGGCTCGACGAGGTCTACCGGGTCGCCGATGCCTTCGCCGTGCTGCGGGACGGCCGGCTGGTCGACCGGGGCCCGCTCGCCGGCCACGGCCCCGACCGGCTGGTGCGCGCGATCGTGGGCCACGCACCGGCCGGACGCGTGCCCGCCGCTCCCCCCGCCGCCGGCGCGCCCCTGCTGAGCCTCGACGGGGTGCGGACCGTGTCCACCGCAGGGGTGAGCCTGGACCTGCGCGCCGGCGAGGTCCTCGGCATGGTGGGCCTGACCGGCGCCGGCCACATGGAGCTGGGCCGCGCCCTCGCCGGCGCCCTACCGATCCTCGGCGGTCGGGTGCTGCTCGACGGCCGGCCGTACCGCCCGCGTACGGTCCACTCCGCACTCGACTCCGGCGTCGGCTTCGTGGCGGCCAACCGTCAGGAGGAGGGCTGCGCCGCCGACCTGACCGTACGGGAGAACTTCTTGGCGAACCCGCGCGCGTCCGGCGCCCCGGCGACTCACTGGATCAGCCCCCGCCGCGAGCGCGCCCGGGCCACCGCCCTGATCGACCGGTTCTCGGTGCACCCCCGCGACAGCGAGGTGCCGATCGCCACCCTGTCCGGCGGCAACCAGCAGAAGGTCATGGTCGGCCGTTGGCTCCGGGGACACCTGCGCCTGCTCGTCCTGGAGGAACCGACCGCCGGTGTGGACGTCGGCGCCAAGGCGACCATCCACCGGCTGCTCGACGACGCGCTGGCCTCGGGCCTGGCGGTCCTGCTCATCTCCACCGATTTCGAAGAGGTCGCGGACGTGTGCCATCGCGCCCTGGTGTTCGTCCGCGGGAGCGTGAGCGCCGAGCTGAGCGGTGCGGCCCTCACCGTCGCCGAACTCACCCGAACCGCCTCGGCCATGCCCGCGATCACCGGACCCACGACGGACCGATGACCATGGCCCCTTCCTCTTCCCCGCCGCCCCCGCCCGCGCCGTCGCCTTCTCGTCCGTCCTCGCCGCGGTCCCTGCTGGACCACCTGCGGGGTCACCACCTCGGCACTTACGGCCTGCTGATCCTCGCCGTCCTGCTCTTCCTCGTCTTCTCCCTCGTCCTGCCGGACACCTTCCCCACCCGGGACAACGTCTCCTCAATCCTGTCCAACCAGTCGATCCCGGCCATCCTGGCCCTCGGCGCGACCATCCCCATCGCCACCGGCAAGTTCGACCTGTCCATGGGCTACGGCCTCGGCCTGGCCCATGTGATGGTGATGCAGCTCATCGTCAACACGGGCTGGCCCTGGCCGCTCGCCTGCCTCACCGTGGTCCTCGGCGGGGCACTGGTCGGCGTCCTCAACGGCGTCATCGTCGAGTACGTGCGGATCGACTCCTTCATCGCCACCCTCGGCACCGGCAGCATGATGTACGCCGTCACCGGCTGGATCACCGACGGCTCCCGGATCGTCCCCGGCCCGGACGGCCTGCCCGCGGCCTTCACCGGCCTCTACGACTCCCGGTTCCTCGGCCTGCCGCTCCCCGCCTACTACGTCCTGGCCCTCGCGGCCGCCCTGTGGGTGGTCCTGGAACGGCTGCCGCTCGGCCGGTACATGTACGTCATCGGCTCCAGCCGGCGCACCGCCGACATCATCGGCATCCCCAGCCACCGGTACTCCGTCTACGCCTTCGCCGGATCGGGCCTGGTCACCGGCCTCGCCGGGGTCCTCCTCGCCGCCCAGCAGCAGACCGGCAACCCGAGCGTCGGGCTGGACTACCTGCTGCCCGCGTTCGTCGGCGCCCTGCTGGGGTCCACCACGATCAAACCCGGCCGCGTCAACGCCCTCGGCACCGTCGTGGCGGTCGCCGTCCTCGCCATCGGCCTCGCCGGCATCGGCCAGCTCGGCGCCGACTTCTGGGCCACGCCGCTGTTCAACGGCGCCACCCTGCTCATCGCCGTCGGCCTGGCCGGCTACTCCGCCCGGCGCCGGCTGCGCACCCCCTAGGAAAGTTCGTACGCGTACCGCGTCAGGAGCACCGTGTACCCGAAGGCCCCGTACCCACCGTCGCACCCGCACCGCAGGACCACCCTCACGACCGCGGCCCTGCTGGCAGCGGTCTCCGCCCTCCTCGCCGGCTGCGGGAACGGCGGCCCGGCCACCGGCGCCGCGCCGCCCGGGGCCGGCTGTCCGGCGGCCCTCGCGAGCGCCAGGGCGGCCGTCGCGCGGGCCGAGAACACCGACACCGCGTGGCACGGCCCCACCACCGGCCCCGCGGCGGTCCCCGACAAGTCGATCGTCTACGTCGCGCAGACCATGACCAATCCCGGTGTCGCGGGCGTCGCGAAGGGCGTCGAGGAGGCCGCGAAGGCCATCGGCTGGCAGGTGCGGGTGATCGACGGGGACGGCACCCCGGCCGGCATCCAGGCAGCACTCAGCCAAGCCATCACCGTACGGCCCTCGGGCATCGTCATCGGCGGCTTCGATCCCCAGCTGACCTCGCAACAGATGGCGCGGGCCGAAGCGGCGCACATCCCCGTGATCGGCTGGCACGCGGTGGGCTCCCCCGGCCCGAGCGAGCGACCGAAGCTGTTCACCAACGTCACCACCAAGGTGGAGGACGTGGCGAGGATCAGCGCGGACTGGATCATCGCCCGGTCCGTGGGCGATGCCGGAGTCGTCCTCTTCACCGACGACTCGATCCCGTTCGCGAAGAACAAGGCGGAGCTGATCCGCAAGGAGCTCGCCACCTGCTCCGGCGTCCGGCTCCTGAGCTACGAGAACATCCCCATCCCCGACGCCGGGATCCGCACCCCGCAGGCGGTCTCCTCCCTGCTCTCCCGCTTCCATGACGATTGGACGTACTCCGCCGCCATCAACGACCTCTACTTCGCGGACGCGGCCCCGGCCCTGCGCGCGGCGGGCAAGCCGGGCTCCGGTCCGCCCTTCAACATCGGCGCGGGCGACGGCGACCCGTCCGCCTTCCAGCGGATCAACAGCGGGCAGTTCCAGGCCGCCACCGTGCCCGAGCCGCTGAACCAGCAGGGCTGGCAGATCATCGACGAGTTCAACCGGGCCTTCGCCGACCGGCCGGCCAGCGGCTACGTGGCTCCCGTGCACATCGCCACGGCCGACAACAGCGAGGGCGCCACGTCCTGGGACCCGTCCGGCTACCGCGAGGGGTACCGCAGGATCTGGGCGGGCTGACGACACCGCGCAGGGGGCACCGCCCCCCTGCGCGTCGCGTGTCACTGGTACGGGTCGAAGGGGATGCCCGCCGGCTTGGCCTCCGCCAAGTGCGAGGCGAAGGAGCCGTCCTTCAGACCGAAGTGCGCACTGCCGAAATCGGCCTGGGTGAGCTTGTCCCGCACGGTCGCCGGGTAGCCCGACCAGCCGACGAGGGTGGGGAACTGCCAGGCGCGGCGGTGGTTCTCGGGCGGTTCGTCGTTGGTGTTCGCGGCGCGGAAGCAGTGCGTGCCGATGCCGTCCTTGTGGTAAACGATCTTGGGGTGGTTGCCGTCCCAGCGGATCTGGTCGCGCGAGTGGATGTTGAAGTCCCCGTGGGCGGAGGTCGCGACGTACTTGGCCTCGTTGCCCTGGATCCACACGACCACGTGCTCCCAGTCGTGGCGGTGGCCGCCGAGCTCGATGCCGGGCAGGGCCTGGTCCTTCTCGAAGTAGAGCGCGTACATGACGGCGCACCAGCCGTTGTTGCAGGCCCAACGGGAGTAGCCGTTGGTGTTGTCGAGGTCCGAGGAGTCCCGGCAGCTGCCGCTCAGGGCGCCGGTGGGTTTGAGTCCGCCGTTCAGCACCCCGCTCGCACTGATGGCGGGTGTCGGGTAGCAGCCGTCGGTGTCGTAGTCGTACGCGGGCTGGTAGGCCAGCTCGATCGCTTCGGCCCTACCGGGAAGCGCCGGGGGCGGTGCCGCGAAGGCCACTTGGGGAACGGCGACGACCACCGCGAGGGCAGCACCGACTATCACCATCGATCTCCGGATGTGACGGTTCGTCCGCAAAACAGGCCTCCTGGCCGACCGGGTGCGAGGGGGGTGGACGCATCGCGACGGAGCACCGCCGACCGACGCGCCGCGAGCATCATTCGCGAACCGGGGCGACACGGCAAGGGGCCGGACAGACTCCGTTCCTTGCGTACCGAAGGACCAGGAAAGCCTCGTACGAAAGCAATTTGACGAAATGTCAGATGCTATCGGAGTCGGGCGCCGCCGGCGGGGGGTGCCGTCAGTTGAGGTGAATGCCGCCACCGCCCTCACCGCGCCGGTGCGGCCGTCGAGTTGGAGGTGAAGCGGGCGGCGGCGGACGGTGCCGGCGGTCAGGTTGGGGGGCCAGGCATGGGGTCCGTTGAATGTCTACACGTGGGGTCCGTTGTCGCGGCGGTGCGGGCCGGCAGGTGCCTCCTCCATGCCTTGGCTGGGCGCGCTTCTGATCTGGGTTGCGGAAGTTGGCGGTTCCTCATTGCCGTCATGGGTTGTACGCGGCGGCTCGTTCGTACCATCGCAGCGCTTCGTCGATCCGACCGCTGGCCGCGAGTACGGATGCGGCGTGGCTGAGTGCTTCGGTGTTGCCGGCGTGGGCTGCCCGTTCGTACCAGGCGAGTGCTTCTTCGGTTCTGTTCTGGCCGCTGAGCACGGTGGCTGCTTCGAGCCATGCCTGATGGTGTCCTGCCGCTGCTGCCCGCTCGAACCAGCTCAGCGCTTCATCGGTGCGGCCTTGGGCGTGGAGCAGGCGGGCGCCTGCGATCAGGGGGCTGTCGGTGGGGTTCGAAGCCGTGGGAGCGGGGGGCGTGATGGCATCGAGGCGGCCGTGGCGGTGCGCTGCGGCGATGAGGGTGTTCTGGTCGATGACGGCTGGTGTGTCGGTGAGTGCTTTCCAGACCGAGTCCGGCGGAGTGCCGGTTTCTCCGGTGAGCGTGTGGGCGAGGTAGTCGCTGAGTGTGTAGGCGTGTTCGTCGGTCCCGGTCACCGAGAGGCGTCGGCTGCGGTGCAGCATGCTCAGGCCGCCGGCCACGGGGGTGGTGGCGTGGGCGATGGCGGTCTGCGCCCAGTCGTCGGGAAGCAGGTCCCAGACGAGGGGGTCGAGGTAGTCGACGGCCGCCGCGAGCAGTACGTGCTGCGGCAGTGCGTGCACGGCGCCGAGGGCTCGGGCAGCGGCAGCGGCCTTGACGAGAGCCTACGTCTGCAGAAGCTCCGTCAGCGCAACCGCACTGACCCCCGGGGCGAGGCCGTTGAGACCCGGCTGGAAGAGGCTTCCCGGGACTGGGAAAGGCTCACCGGGCGGATTCCCCCGAAGTAGGGCCGACTGAGCAGGGGCACGGGCCCGACGATGGGCACCAGCGCTTCGGTCCAGCATTGATCCCCGCCGAAGTCGGGTCACGATCCCGCTTCATGTCCTTCCGTGATGCGGCGGCCTCCACCGCCGCGCACGACCACGGCCCGCTCCGACCTGCGATCTGATGCAGTGGTCGCGCGGACGAGCAGTTGCGAACTTATTGCCGGAGTTGTGGGCTCCACCACAGCCCTCACTCCCCCAACACTGCTGGAGTCGGGCAATGGCCTTCTTCCTATTGCTTCTCGTCCCGGCAGGTCTGATCCTCCCGTTCGTCTTCGCGGGACGGACTCTCGGTGTACTGGCCCGGGCCGGCGGGCCGCGGCGGGCCGACAGCCACGCCTGGCTGCGCACTGCCGGCTTCGCCCAGGCGGCGATCGCGTTGGGCGTGTACACCTGGGGACTGCTGCACGTCAGCAGCGCGGTCATGTCGGCCGAGGACGGTGGAACGAACTCGGTCCCCATCCGGCCGTGCCGTACCCAGGGTTGGGAGCAGCGGGCGGAGGAGATCTCCGGCTACCGGGTGGAGTACGTGCCGCTGCGGTTCGTGTGCGAGGCCGACGACGTCGGCGACTACCCCGTCGCCGTCCCCGGCTACGTCAACCCTGTCTTCTTCTTGTTCGGCCTCGGGACCGCCGTCTGCTTCACCGTCGCAGCCCTGGATTCCGACAGCAGCCGCGAGCAGGACGACACACGGTCCTAGTCTTCTGAGTCAGGAATTCTGTTCAGATGGCTGGCGAGGCGTTCGAGGATCTCGTCTGCGGTCTTGGTCCAGACGTAGGGTTGGGGTCGGTGTTCCATCACTTTCGGAACAGGGCCTAGCTCGGGCGGACCGCGGCCTCGATGTGGGCGAGTTGGGCGGCCAGGATCTCTTCGAACGCGGCACGGCGCTCCACCCCGAGGGGGCGGACATCGCGGGCGAAGTGGGCCAGGGCCGGGAAGCGTTCGGGGTCGGCGCCGAGTACCGCGACGCGGAACAGCTCCATGCCCTGTTCGTGCTCTTCAGGGGTGATGGTGCCGACTCCGGCCTCGGAGGCGATCAGCGCGGCGAGGAGGACCGCGAGCCGGTGGTAGCGCAGCGGGATCTCCTCGTCGGGCAGGCCCGACGCGCGCAGGGCCTGCAGCACCTCTTCCATGACCATCCGGGAACCAGTGCCGCTCGATGCATAGCGGCCCCAGACCGCGGCAAGCTGGGGCTGCCGCCCGAAGGCCTCCCTCACGCACAGGGCCAGGGACGTGATGCGCCGTTTCCAGTCACCCTCGGGGCGGTAGCCGTCCATCGCAGCCAGGAGGATCCGGTCGGCGACCGCACGCAGCAGCTCGGTCTTGCTGCGGAAGTGCCGGTAGAGGCTGGAGGAATCGGTCCCGAGGGACGCGGCCAGCTTGCGCACGCTGAACGAATCCGCGTCGCTCGTGCGCAGCAGCTCGGCCGCCGCATCCAGGATCTCTTCGGTTGACCAACGCCTTCGGCCTGTCATCTCGCTCCCCTCGCCGGACCTCATCCTATCTATGCACTTGGTGTTGCACGCACCGCGTGCATAATGAGGACATGAGCATGCCGGGCGGGCCGGCATGCCACTCGTGCCCTCTTGTCCGGGTCAGGCGACCGATGCGGAGCCCACCCCGGGGAATGCGAAAGGACGCATGACGTGAAGAACCCACTGGATTCCGCAGCGCTGAGCGCAGCCCTCGAAAACGTCCACCGAGCCGGAATGCCGGGCCTGTTCGCCGAGGTTCGTGACGGCGACCAGGTCTGGCGCGGTGCCGCCGGGGTCGCCGATGTCACCACCGGCCGTCCCGTCACCATCGACATGCGCCACCGCGTCGGCAGCATCACCAAGACCTTCACCGCCGCCGCGGTCCTGCAACAGGTCGAAAACGGTCGGATCGGTCTCGACGCACCGGTCGACCGATACCTTCCGGGGCTGATTCCCGGAGAACGCGGTGCCGCGATCACCGTCCGCATGCTGATCAACCACACGAGCGGCCTCGCCGAGTACCTCCCGTACGCCTACCCCTCCCTCAAGGCGCTCCCCAACCTCGCGGACACCGGGCCCCAGAGCCTGGACGACCACCGGCTCACCCGGTTCGACCCCATCGAACTGATCGAGATGGGGGTCACCGCACCCGCAGTCGGCACCCCGGGCGGCACTCCGGGGTTGTACTCCAACACCAACTACCTGCTCCTCGCCCAGCTCCTGGAACAGGTGACCGGCACGACGGCCGAGCAGTACATCACCCGGAACGTCATCGAGCGCGCCGGGCTCCGTGACACCGAACTCCCCACCGGACCGTACGTCGACGGGCCGCACTCGCAGCTCTACGAGGCGTGGTTCGGCATGATCGACCCGCCGCGGGACTACAGCGTCTACGACATGTCATGGGTCATCCCTGCGGGCTCCCTGATATCGACCGTCGCGGACCTCAACCGCTTCTACGGCATGCTGCTGGCCGGAGAGATCGTCAGCCCGTCGTCGCTGGCAGAGATGCAACGCACGGTCCCGGTCGTCTCCCAAGAGGGACGGACGATCGCCTACGGCCTCGGCCTGCACCCGATGGAGGGTCCCGGTCAGGGCGCCTTCTGGGGCCATGGCGGCACGGTCTGGGGTGGTGGAACGCTGGCCATGACCCGTGCCGACGGCAGGCGGCAGATGGCGGTCGCGGTCAACATGCAGAGGTGGAACAGGCTCGACTCCTCCGGCAGGCCGCAGCCCCATCCCATCGACGACGCGCTCGCGACCCTGTACCGCCTGGCGATGTACGGCTGACGAGGACCGGGCATCAGCCGAGGGCGTTCATCAGGATGATGGCCAGGAGGTCCAGGAGGATGACGGCGATGACGACGCCGATCATGAGCCAAGCCCTGCTCGATTCGTCCATGCCCACGAGTCACCTCCCGACCCGGGCGGGCCGCCGCGCGCGCTTGCGGGGACGGCACGCGGGGCTCGGCCACCTCCGGCCATCATGACCCGAATCCGGGCGGAGCACAGGTCGGGGGCCCGGCCCCCTCGGCCGGGACGCCCGCGGCAGGTCAGGCGACCCAGGTTCCGGTCATGCCGACGACCGCCGAGCCGTCCTGGTCGGCCAGCTTGGTCCCCGTGAAGTCACGGGCCCACTGCGAGGTCTGGATGCGGAAGGCGGGCCGGTCGGCGGTGAGCGCCTCCATGACGGCCTCGGCCGCGCCGGCCGGGGTCTGCGCGCCGTTCATGAACTGGCCGACCGTGCGCTCGACGTAGTGGCGCAGCGCGTCGGAGTACGGGCCGGCCGCGGCGATCCGGGCTTCGAGGTCGAGGCCGATGTTGTTCACGAACTCCGTCGCCACGGCGCCGGGCTCGATGACGGACACGCTCACGCCGACGGCGCCCGCGACGGGGGCCAGGCTCTCCATGTACCCCTCCACGGCGAACTTGGCGGCGCAGTAGGCCTCGTTGAAGGGCTGACCGATGACGCCGCCGACGCTGGTGACCGTGATCAGGCGGCCGCCGGTGGCCCGCAGGTGCGGCAGCGCGGCCTTGGAGACGTTCAGCACGCCGAAGAAGTTGACCTCCATGACCTCGCGGACGTCGGCGACGGATTCGAGCTCCAGGGTGCCCACGTGCCCGGCGCCCGCGTTGTTGACGACGGCGTCCAGCCGGCCGTAGTCGGCGATGACGCCCTCCACGGCGGCGGCGACGGAGGCCTCGTCGACGACGTCGAGCTGTCGGACGTCGAGTTCGACGCCCGCCTCGACGGCCGCCTTGCGCAGCGCGTCGGCGCGGCCGGTGTCGCGCAGGGTGGCGACGGTGCGCCAGCCGGCCCGGGCGGCGGCGATCGCGGCGGCCAGGCCGATGCCGGAGGAGGTGCCGGTGATCAGGACGGTGGGGGCGGAGGTCGCGGAGGCGGGGGCGGCGGTGGTCGACATGGCGGAGCCTTTCACAGCGGTGATTTATGTGCGTGCACACACACTATAAAATTATGTGCGTGCGCACGCAAGCTCTAGACTGCCGACATGCCGAAGAAGCTCACCGAATCCGAGATGCCGGCGGCCGACTACGCCTTCTACGGGCTGGTGTGGGCCGGGACGACCATGACCGATCGCGTCGACCGGGCCCTGGTCAAGGCCCACGACCTCCCGGTGTCCTGGTTCGAGGTCATGCTGTGGCTGGCCTCCAGCCCCGAGCCGGTGCCCGCCTCCGTCCTCGGCAACAGCACCCTGCTCAGTCGCAGCCAGGTCTCCCGCGTCGTGGACGCCCTGCAGACCAGAGGCCTGGTGACCCGCACGCCTTCGGCGCGCGACGCCCGGTCGGTGGAGGTCTCCCTCACCGAGGCGGGCCGTACGGTGTTCGCCGAGGCGGACGCCACCCGGCGCGAAGCCCTGGCACCGGTCTTCACCGAGCTCCTCGACGAGCGGGACCTGGAGGCGCTGGGCACCGTGTGGCGCAAGCTCAAGGCCGCGAAGGCGGCGCAGGCCGCACAGGCCGAGCAGGAGCGCGCCAAATAACCCCCCGAGCAGCGCCCCTCAGCCGGAGCGGCCGTCGGGCGTGAGGGTGGCGGCGGCCGCGAAGAGGCGGGCACAGCGCCGCGTCATGGCCTCCGGAGTCTGCTCCGGGTGCTTGACCCACCAGCGGACCAGGGTGGCGACCAGGTCCCGCCAGACGTACTTCAGCGCGTCGGCGTCCAGCGGATCGGTGGATCCGGACGCGCGCAGCAGTTCCGCGGTGCCGCCGGCGGCGAGCCGGTCGATGGCCGACCAGTACTCCGAGGCCCGGCGCGCGGCCTCACCGCCGGGCGGCAGGGTGGTGTCGTAGAGCACGAACCACGCCTCCCGCTGCCCCTCCAGGGCGACGAAGATGCCGTGGAGCACGCGCAGCGGCGTGTGCGGGGCGGCCCCGCCCTCCCCCATGGCCGCGCGGACGGTGTCCAGCAGCCGGTCCCCGACCGGGACCAGGCAAGCCACGTACAACTCTTCCTTGGTGCCGAAGTACTGGTGCAGCAGCGTCTTGGTCACCCCCACCCGCGCGGCGATCGCGGGGAGCGAGGCGGCCGCGTAGCCGTGCGTACCGAACTCCTCGGTGGCAGCCTCCAGCATCTGCCGGCGGCGGTGCTGCCGCGGGACTCCCTTGGTGCCGGCCTTCGAGGAATGCGAGGAGGGGGTTGCCATGGACGGATATTATCAGTAGGTAATTTACCGCTAGGTAAATTACCTCGACCCCTGGAGCGCCGCCATGGCCGGCACCATCCCGCAGCCCACGCAGCCCCCGTCCCGCACCCGCTCCTGGTGGGGCTGGGGCTGGACGGACGCGCATCCCGACGACGCGGAATGCACCGCGATCGGCGCCCTGCTCCCCGGCACCCTCAGCCGCCCGCTCCCCGTGCCGCGCGTCCGCGACCTGGCCGTCGCCGACCCCGCCGCCGAACCCCCGCGGAGCCTCGCCCACCTGGTCAGCACCGACCCCGCGGACCGTGCCGCGCACGCCATGGGGAAGGCTTACCGCGACGTGGTGCGCGCCCTGCGCGGACGCCCCGGCCGCATCCCCGACCTCGTCGCCCGCCCCACGGACGACCGGGGCGTGGCCGATCTGCTGGACTGGGCCGGTGAGCGGCAGGTCGCCGTCGTCCCCTACGGCGGAGGTTCCTCGGTCTCCGGGGGCGTCGAGTACCGCGGCGATGCCCACCGGGCCGTCCTGTCCCTGGACCTGACCGCCATGGGCCGCGTACTGGAGGTCGACACCGGGGGCCGGGCGGCGCGCATCCAGGCCGGCACGCTCGGGCCGAGCCTGGAGGACCAACTGCGACCGCACGGCCTCACCCTGCGGCACTTCCCGCAGAGCTTCGAGTTCTCCACGCTGGGCGGCTGGCTCGCGACCCGGGCCGGTGGCCACTACGCCACCGGTCGCACGCACATCGACGACTTCGTCCAGTCGCTGCGCGTCGTGACCCCGGCCGGCACCAGCAGCTCGTGGCGGCTGCCCGCCTCCGGGGCGGGCCCCTCTCCCGACCGCCTGTTCCTGGGCTCCGAAGGAGCCCTCGGCGTCATCACCGAGGCGTGGGTACGCCTCCAGGAACGCCCCCGCCACAAGGCGTCCGCCGCGGTCGCGTTCGCGGACTTCCAGGGTGCCCTCGGTGCGGTGCGCGCCCTCGCGCAGTGCGACCTCTCCCCCGCCAACTGCCGCTTGCTGGACCCCGGTGAGGCCGCACTGTCGGGCGCGGCGCACGACGGCAGCTCCGTACTGGTCCTGGGTTTCGAGTCGGCGGACGAACCGGTGGCCGCCCGGCTCGAACGGGCCGTCGCGCTGGCCCGTTCGCACGGCGGGCGGTACGAGGGAACGGGCGGGTCCGGCGGCCGGGAGGAAGGCCCGGACGGTGACGCGGCCGTGCGCGCCTGGCGCTCTGCGTTCCTGCGCATGCCCTACCTCCGCGACGGTCTGGCCCGGATGGGCGCGGTCGCGGAGACCTTCGAGACGGCGGCCACCTGGGACCGGATCCCGGGCCTGATCAACGAAGTGCGCAGGGAGGTCGGCGAGGCGGCGGTCAAGGCCACCGGATTCCCGGCGACCGTGAACTGCCGTCTGACCCACGTGTATCCGGACGGTGCGGCGCCGTACTTCACCGTGCTCGCCGCCGGTCGGGCCGGTGACGAGGTCGCCGTCTGGGACGACCTCAAGGCCGTGGCGGGCGAGGTCCTGCACCGGCACCGGGCCACCATCACGCACCACCACGCGGTCGGCCGGGACCACCGCCCGGGCTACGACCGCCAGCGCCCGGAGCCCTTCGCCCTCGCCCTGCGGGCCGCGAAGGGAGCCCTCGATCCGCGCGGCATCCTCAACCCCGGTGTGCTCGTGGACTGATCGGGGTCCGTGCGTGCGCCGGTCCCCCGGGCAGGTGCGCCGGGGACACCCCGAAGGGCCGGGTCCGTCGGACGACGGCTCCGGCCCTTCGGCCAGCGGTCGGTCACATGCGGTCGGTCAGACGCGGTCGGCCGCGATCAGGACGTACTGGAAGGAGCCGTCCTTGTAGGACTCGATGAACGCCTCCTCGATACCGGTGACCAGGGAGGACGTGGCCCGCAGCTCCCAGTAGGGCAGGGTCTCGGGGGTCAGGTCGATGACGGCCTGCGGCACGAGACGGTTGTCGGCCATCGCACGCAGGTACTCCCGGCGGGAGTGGATGTTGCACTCGAAGTGCGCGTTGATCTGGGAGACCCACTTCGAGGGCTGGCCGTACCGCGGGTTCCAGCAGCCGGTGATGGTCACGTACCGGCCGCCGACCTCGAGGACGCGCGAGTGCTCCGCGAAGAGGTCGTGCAGGTCGACGTACATGCTCGACTCGTTGTTCCACGAGCCCCTGGCCTGCCCGGTCTCGAACGGCGTGCTGAGCATGTTGCAGACCCGGGCCCGGACGTGGTCCCCGATGCCGAGTTCCTGGGCGCGCTGGTTGGCGAAGTCGGCCTGCTTGGCCGACA
Protein-coding sequences here:
- a CDS encoding sugar ABC transporter ATP-binding protein produces the protein MHDAPDTWASPPSRSGAPPLVRVRGLSKRFGGTLALDSVDLDIRRGSVLALLGPNGAGKSTLIKVLAGVHRADTGEVTVAGHPLASHAATRNMSFIHQDLGLVPWMTVAENIALGPGYPRRLGLISWRRTREHCDEALRIVAGHLDADAPVARLGPAERSLVAIARALATRAELIVLDEPTATLPAADCARLFDVLHTLRDRGHGILYVSHRLDEVYRVADAFAVLRDGRLVDRGPLAGHGPDRLVRAIVGHAPAGRVPAAPPAAGAPLLSLDGVRTVSTAGVSLDLRAGEVLGMVGLTGAGHMELGRALAGALPILGGRVLLDGRPYRPRTVHSALDSGVGFVAANRQEEGCAADLTVRENFLANPRASGAPATHWISPRRERARATALIDRFSVHPRDSEVPIATLSGGNQQKVMVGRWLRGHLRLLVLEEPTAGVDVGAKATIHRLLDDALASGLAVLLISTDFEEVADVCHRALVFVRGSVSAELSGAALTVAELTRTASAMPAITGPTTDR
- a CDS encoding ABC transporter permease; amino-acid sequence: MAPSSSPPPPPAPSPSRPSSPRSLLDHLRGHHLGTYGLLILAVLLFLVFSLVLPDTFPTRDNVSSILSNQSIPAILALGATIPIATGKFDLSMGYGLGLAHVMVMQLIVNTGWPWPLACLTVVLGGALVGVLNGVIVEYVRIDSFIATLGTGSMMYAVTGWITDGSRIVPGPDGLPAAFTGLYDSRFLGLPLPAYYVLALAAALWVVLERLPLGRYMYVIGSSRRTADIIGIPSHRYSVYAFAGSGLVTGLAGVLLAAQQQTGNPSVGLDYLLPAFVGALLGSTTIKPGRVNALGTVVAVAVLAIGLAGIGQLGADFWATPLFNGATLLIAVGLAGYSARRRLRTP
- a CDS encoding substrate-binding domain-containing protein, with product MLAAVSALLAGCGNGGPATGAAPPGAGCPAALASARAAVARAENTDTAWHGPTTGPAAVPDKSIVYVAQTMTNPGVAGVAKGVEEAAKAIGWQVRVIDGDGTPAGIQAALSQAITVRPSGIVIGGFDPQLTSQQMARAEAAHIPVIGWHAVGSPGPSERPKLFTNVTTKVEDVARISADWIIARSVGDAGVVLFTDDSIPFAKNKAELIRKELATCSGVRLLSYENIPIPDAGIRTPQAVSSLLSRFHDDWTYSAAINDLYFADAAPALRAAGKPGSGPPFNIGAGDGDPSAFQRINSGQFQAATVPEPLNQQGWQIIDEFNRAFADRPASGYVAPVHIATADNSEGATSWDPSGYREGYRRIWAG
- a CDS encoding NPP1 family protein, whose translation is MVIVGAALAVVVAVPQVAFAAPPPALPGRAEAIELAYQPAYDYDTDGCYPTPAISASGVLNGGLKPTGALSGSCRDSSDLDNTNGYSRWACNNGWCAVMYALYFEKDQALPGIELGGHRHDWEHVVVWIQGNEAKYVATSAHGDFNIHSRDQIRWDGNHPKIVYHKDGIGTHCFRAANTNDEPPENHRRAWQFPTLVGWSGYPATVRDKLTQADFGSAHFGLKDGSFASHLAEAKPAGIPFDPYQ
- a CDS encoding tetratricopeptide repeat protein, which encodes MHALPQHVLLAAAVDYLDPLVWDLLPDDWAQTAIAHATTPVAGGLSMLHRSRRLSVTGTDEHAYTLSDYLAHTLTGETGTPPDSVWKALTDTPAVIDQNTLIAAAHRHGRLDAITPPAPTASNPTDSPLIAGARLLHAQGRTDEALSWFERAAAAGHHQAWLEAATVLSGQNRTEEALAWYERAAHAGNTEALSHAASVLAASGRIDEALRWYERAAAYNP
- a CDS encoding TetR/AcrR family transcriptional regulator, with the protein product MTGRRRWSTEEILDAAAELLRTSDADSFSVRKLAASLGTDSSSLYRHFRSKTELLRAVADRILLAAMDGYRPEGDWKRRITSLALCVREAFGRQPQLAAVWGRYASSGTGSRMVMEEVLQALRASGLPDEEIPLRYHRLAVLLAALIASEAGVGTITPEEHEQGMELFRVAVLGADPERFPALAHFARDVRPLGVERRAAFEEILAAQLAHIEAAVRPS